The following are from one region of the bacterium genome:
- a CDS encoding ABC transporter permease, giving the protein MILGFFESIGKNVRILIKNVGNFAIFWFNSLYFVISGPFNFKQTFIHMERIGVMSLPVVLITAGFSGMVLAVQTFYGMSFMNISRYVGPIVGLSMTRELGPVLTGLIVAGRISSSMAAELGTMQVTEQIDALSTLAVNPYRYLVVPRLIASLVMLPLLTAVAAVTGILGGLIVSARGFNVNPVLYFDTTRNVLLLRDIYNGLIKAFFFGMIIAVVGCYKGFSTHGGAEGVGLSTTGAVVLASILILVSDYYLTILFF; this is encoded by the coding sequence ATGATATTAGGATTTTTTGAATCTATAGGGAAAAATGTCAGGATTTTAATCAAAAATGTCGGAAATTTTGCTATTTTTTGGTTTAATTCCTTATATTTTGTAATAAGCGGGCCTTTTAATTTTAAACAGACATTTATTCATATGGAGCGGATTGGCGTAATGAGTTTGCCTGTAGTTTTAATTACCGCGGGTTTTAGCGGTATGGTGCTGGCCGTGCAAACTTTTTACGGTATGAGTTTTATGAATATCTCGCGGTATGTGGGCCCGATTGTAGGCCTGAGTATGACCCGTGAATTGGGCCCTGTGCTTACAGGGCTTATTGTCGCGGGCAGGATAAGTTCTTCCATGGCGGCTGAACTTGGAACAATGCAGGTTACGGAACAGATTGACGCGCTTTCGACACTTGCGGTTAATCCTTACAGGTATCTTGTTGTTCCAAGGTTAATCGCGTCGCTTGTTATGCTTCCTTTATTAACAGCGGTTGCCGCGGTTACCGGGATTTTGGGAGGGTTGATTGTTTCAGCAAGGGGATTTAATGTCAATCCCGTTCTTTATTTTGATACTACGCGAAATGTTTTATTATTGCGTGATATTTATAACGGTTTGATAAAAGCCTTTTTCTTTGGGATGATTATCGCGGTTGTGGGATGTTATAAAGGATTTTCCACGCACGGCGGCGCGGAAGGAGTCGGATTGTCAACCACAGGCGCCGTGGTCTTGGCTTCGATACTTATTTTAGTGTCGGATTATTATTTGACTATTTTGTTTTTTTAA
- a CDS encoding MlaD family protein, translating into MSVSTETKVGIMIFVSLVILASMTFTVSKISLFKKPGDKVKMKFEDTGGLRLYDDVRIAGVIVGKVVDIYLEGSSAIVVVQLKPEHHIRKGARVIINSAGLLGEAYISVTQGPATGEVLTESSPPLLSEPTVRVDQIMASMNRFMDRAENAMNFDIRQVIKNTEDLIASINMLVNENRANIKDISKNMSIISKGLTETEREFQAKLVSILSNVEQYSQTLFQRTIAISDEMLIITKDLDKGINNTGNNISSLISNFNATSTEFNRIVRTLAETMKRVDNIAARVERGEGVIGKLTTNAELYDNLNDVLVEIKGISTSLNQVAGRIERGEGTIGKLAKEDELYNNLNETIASVKELSGRVNEYKTYWGYRMDYRFVKQEDQKDFRNTFSFKFEPRPGKYYLLEMVDIGGKERVSLLIGAAVKNWLTLKAGVIESSGGVGLNYYPFGKNFNLGVSAYDFGRLSKPQVRLEGTYQLTKNIYFNLGAEDLLLDKSYYAGLNVFIEDRDIKYLLGLVSYVK; encoded by the coding sequence ATGTCTGTTTCAACTGAAACAAAGGTTGGTATTATGATTTTTGTTTCACTGGTCATTCTTGCCAGCATGACTTTTACAGTGAGCAAGATAAGTCTGTTCAAAAAACCCGGCGATAAAGTAAAAATGAAATTTGAAGATACCGGCGGGCTTCGTTTATACGATGATGTGCGGATAGCAGGCGTTATTGTAGGAAAAGTAGTTGACATTTACCTGGAAGGTTCAAGCGCGATTGTCGTGGTCCAGTTAAAACCCGAACATCATATCAGGAAAGGCGCCAGGGTAATTATTAATTCTGCCGGACTTCTCGGAGAGGCGTATATCAGCGTTACGCAGGGCCCGGCTACAGGTGAGGTACTTACAGAGTCAAGCCCTCCACTGCTTTCCGAACCGACTGTCAGGGTAGACCAGATTATGGCAAGCATGAACCGTTTTATGGACAGGGCTGAGAACGCGATGAATTTTGATATCCGGCAGGTGATTAAAAACACAGAGGACTTAATTGCAAGCATTAATATGCTTGTGAATGAGAACCGCGCGAATATAAAAGATATTTCAAAAAATATGAGCATCATTTCCAAGGGGCTTACTGAAACCGAGCGTGAGTTCCAGGCAAAACTCGTTTCGATTTTGAGTAATGTTGAGCAGTATTCCCAGACACTTTTCCAGAGAACAATCGCAATTTCTGATGAAATGCTTATTATTACAAAAGATCTGGATAAAGGAATCAACAATACCGGCAATAATATTTCTTCGCTTATCTCAAATTTTAATGCGACAAGCACGGAATTTAACAGGATTGTCCGGACGCTGGCCGAAACCATGAAAAGAGTCGACAATATAGCCGCCCGCGTGGAAAGAGGAGAAGGTGTTATAGGCAAGCTAACGACGAACGCTGAATTGTATGACAACCTGAACGATGTGCTTGTGGAAATCAAAGGAATAAGCACGTCTTTAAACCAGGTAGCAGGCCGTATAGAAAGAGGGGAAGGCACAATAGGGAAGCTGGCAAAAGAAGATGAGCTTTATAACAACCTGAATGAAACTATAGCGAGCGTTAAAGAGCTGTCAGGAAGGGTTAACGAGTATAAAACTTACTGGGGTTACAGGATGGACTACCGTTTTGTAAAACAGGAAGACCAGAAAGATTTTCGAAATACGTTTTCTTTCAAATTTGAACCCAGGCCGGGGAAATATTATTTGCTGGAAATGGTTGATATCGGAGGGAAAGAGAGAGTTTCTCTATTAATCGGTGCGGCAGTAAAAAACTGGCTTACTTTGAAAGCGGGGGTGATCGAGTCAAGCGGTGGTGTGGGTTTGAATTATTATCCTTTTGGCAAAAATTTCAATTTAGGTGTTTCCGCTTATGACTTTGGCAGGTTGTCCAAACCGCAGGTCAGGCTGGAAGGGACATATCAATTAACG